In one Geoglobus acetivorans genomic region, the following are encoded:
- a CDS encoding MFS transporter encodes MSRWVYPILGMIILTMLGGIYTFSLFYKPLQEFYGISNVAPLTLAFSLITLTYSIFIIPAGLLYDRLGPKIPLITGAFTIFSGYLLASQMKNFDWDTARVLYYVGLGFLPGLGIALVDAVPRPLASKWFPDRPGTAIGLVAVGFGIGAAVMTPVITGMLEKFGVFRTFALVGLMYFAVIVFCALPMRDPESRKGESAHDLDLGMVLRKGRFYRLWFAFFLSSFAGLMVIGNAAPILREGARNTPELAGLVAAFLIITSFANAGGRFAWGFALDRLGVFRALRFNFLLSAAASLLLAFTYSTYVVFPLASVIYANYGGVLAMFPAAVSIYFGRKYAGRIYGAIFTAWGFSGLLAPYTGGLIRDLTGEYVYAFYVAFAVSLIAVVLMMGKEEVTREPDRVGNN; translated from the coding sequence ATGAGCAGGTGGGTTTACCCCATTCTGGGCATGATCATACTGACCATGCTCGGCGGAATATACACCTTCAGCCTCTTCTACAAACCCCTCCAGGAGTTCTACGGGATCTCAAATGTTGCGCCCCTCACACTCGCGTTCTCCCTCATAACGCTCACCTACTCGATCTTCATAATCCCCGCCGGCCTTCTGTACGACAGGCTCGGTCCGAAGATCCCGCTCATCACCGGTGCGTTCACCATATTCTCGGGATACCTGCTCGCGAGCCAGATGAAGAACTTTGACTGGGACACGGCAAGGGTCCTGTACTACGTCGGCCTGGGCTTTCTGCCCGGGCTCGGAATAGCGCTGGTTGACGCGGTCCCGAGACCGCTCGCATCCAAGTGGTTCCCCGACAGGCCAGGAACTGCTATCGGGCTCGTTGCTGTTGGATTCGGGATCGGAGCTGCGGTTATGACGCCCGTAATAACCGGCATGCTTGAGAAGTTTGGAGTGTTCAGGACCTTCGCCCTTGTGGGGCTGATGTACTTCGCCGTGATCGTTTTCTGCGCGCTGCCAATGAGGGATCCTGAGTCGAGAAAAGGAGAGTCCGCTCACGACCTCGATCTCGGCATGGTTCTGAGGAAAGGAAGGTTCTACAGGCTGTGGTTTGCGTTCTTCCTCTCGTCATTTGCAGGGCTGATGGTGATAGGCAACGCGGCCCCAATTCTGCGTGAGGGGGCAAGGAACACTCCGGAGCTTGCTGGACTCGTTGCCGCGTTTCTGATCATCACCTCCTTCGCGAACGCTGGTGGCAGATTCGCTTGGGGTTTCGCTCTCGACAGGCTCGGAGTTTTCAGGGCACTCAGGTTCAACTTCCTGCTGTCCGCAGCTGCCTCGCTTCTCTTAGCCTTCACGTACTCCACCTACGTCGTCTTTCCCCTCGCATCCGTGATATACGCGAACTACGGCGGAGTTCTTGCGATGTTTCCGGCCGCTGTTTCAATTTACTTCGGCAGGAAGTACGCTGGCAGGATATACGGGGCGATATTCACCGCATGGGGTTTCTCGGGACTGCTCGCTCCGTACACGGGAGGGCTGATAAGGGATCTGACGGGGGAGTACGTCTACGCGTTTTACGTTGCATTCGCCGTGAGTTTGATTGCGGTGGTGCTGATGATGGGGAAAGAAGAGGTGACGAGAGAGCCGGACAGAGTAGGAAACAATTAA
- a CDS encoding cytochrome c3 family protein, producing MRPSRLALILVTTVMVGVFVLPKTVSLFAGIHEWYYLDANPTSDVDCKKCHADIYEELQLSPLHKKWGDPTIADTKDCEACHRGNASVTYANGSANQPGLEAHAATRADCTYCHFNTTNMHYAVHGNLSKVLGYDTAGCRCHNSNPALSSYGAAGGFGLSNHPDDSGLNSTHFELIFGTAFEANVYPGESEACIFCHTDVGVKFNITTYTGFSLTVSNNIVGNTSEWSVSDISPTDFIVYTEVK from the coding sequence ATGAGACCTTCGAGGCTTGCACTGATCCTTGTGACCACCGTGATGGTGGGAGTATTCGTGCTTCCCAAGACAGTATCTCTATTTGCAGGTATACATGAATGGTATTATCTGGATGCAAATCCGACTTCTGACGTAGACTGTAAAAAATGCCATGCGGACATTTATGAAGAGCTTCAGCTCTCGCCACTCCACAAAAAATGGGGCGATCCGACGATAGCAGATACAAAGGACTGTGAGGCCTGTCACAGGGGGAATGCAAGTGTAACGTATGCTAACGGCTCAGCAAATCAGCCCGGTCTTGAGGCACATGCGGCAACGAGGGCAGATTGCACTTACTGTCATTTCAACACCACGAACATGCACTACGCAGTTCATGGAAACCTGAGCAAAGTGCTTGGTTATGATACAGCTGGCTGCAGGTGTCATAACTCCAATCCTGCTCTGTCCAGTTACGGGGCGGCAGGTGGCTTTGGATTGAGCAACCATCCTGACGACTCCGGTTTGAATTCGACACATTTTGAACTAATCTTCGGAACTGCTTTTGAAGCCAACGTCTATCCTGGGGAGAGTGAAGCCTGTATCTTCTGCCACACAGATGTGGGGGTAAAGTTCAATATTACGACATATACCGGGTTTTCATTAACCGTCTCGAACAATATCGTTGGGAATACCTCGGAATGGAGCGTGTCTGACATTTCTCCTACTGACTTTATCGTTTATACCGAGGTGAAGTGA
- a CDS encoding multiheme c-type cytochrome: MQLRYYLLVIVLVSIFLYTLPNSTYSVLLQTHNVKDISSPSNDIPCTQCHSKIAAELSNSTYHSGMTCEDCHRNPYLGQTVAYDNGTWVSGGEAHAAVKPRCLDCHSKTSITLANGTTVSVPKANAFGDPNYGTDYSAHKKFVQDALNFSLGVGENEACLACHTDFKLNIEFRYFWNISYTKSFDWSITNFNVNGTRTYQISLTGNGSKHIWKPLSSIDCTSCHKNIYDALINGTPGSPYTQYTHAPIEIDDSISYNWETNNYWGNLRYHYVPDAYRATWVNSTYCYECHNVARYAAINPSAASTYGLSAVVSDTNSNFVHAAERIKCVTCHGSGKTKDPSPVMRYSGYSASYSALNISADHRKISDVIGLYANTFNGDMCMGCHEAADHTGTMGMGCGPCHNAGGGSSCGPCHRSYINTGSGYSLSVVIESEPSGAVVR, encoded by the coding sequence ATGCAACTGAGGTATTATCTTCTGGTAATCGTTCTCGTCTCAATTTTCCTATACACCCTTCCCAACTCCACCTACTCAGTTCTTCTTCAAACCCACAATGTCAAGGACATCTCCTCTCCTTCAAACGACATCCCATGCACTCAATGCCATTCAAAAATCGCAGCCGAGCTCAGCAACTCAACCTACCATTCCGGCATGACATGTGAGGACTGCCACCGCAACCCCTACCTCGGCCAGACCGTAGCTTACGACAACGGCACATGGGTTTCGGGAGGTGAAGCACACGCTGCAGTAAAGCCCCGCTGCCTTGACTGCCACTCAAAAACCAGCATAACCCTTGCAAACGGAACCACCGTTTCAGTCCCAAAGGCAAATGCGTTTGGAGACCCAAACTACGGGACTGATTACTCAGCCCACAAGAAATTCGTTCAGGACGCCCTCAACTTCAGCCTTGGTGTTGGTGAGAACGAAGCATGCTTGGCGTGTCACACAGATTTCAAGCTGAATATTGAGTTCAGGTATTTCTGGAACATCAGCTACACCAAGAGCTTCGACTGGAGTATAACGAACTTTAATGTTAATGGAACAAGAACTTATCAGATCTCTCTGACTGGGAACGGCTCAAAACATATATGGAAACCCTTGAGTTCGATAGACTGCACTTCGTGCCACAAAAACATCTACGACGCTCTTATTAATGGAACCCCAGGTTCGCCATACACGCAGTATACTCACGCACCAATCGAGATTGATGACTCCATAAGCTACAACTGGGAGACCAACAATTACTGGGGAAATCTGAGGTACCACTATGTGCCGGATGCTTACAGAGCTACTTGGGTGAACTCCACCTACTGCTACGAATGCCACAACGTTGCGAGGTATGCTGCCATCAATCCATCTGCTGCATCAACATATGGTCTCTCTGCCGTTGTCTCGGACACGAACTCGAATTTCGTTCATGCTGCAGAAAGGATAAAGTGTGTAACCTGCCACGGTTCAGGAAAAACGAAGGACCCTTCTCCGGTTATGAGGTACAGCGGATACAGCGCGAGCTATTCAGCTCTAAACATTAGCGCGGATCACAGGAAAATATCTGACGTGATAGGTCTGTACGCCAACACGTTCAACGGTGACATGTGCATGGGGTGCCACGAGGCTGCGGACCACACTGGCACGATGGGGATGGGATGTGGCCCATGCCATAATGCTGGAGGCGGGAGTTCGTGCGGCCCCTGTCACCGGAGCTACATAAATACTGGAAGTGGATATTCTCTGAGTGTTGTGATCGAGTCGGAGCCGAGTGGTGCAGTGGTCAGGTAG
- a CDS encoding cytochrome c3 family protein, protein MNGRLILGAIVLLAVGVLVLPPTVSLFVGQHDWYDIDATGNQIPCQKCHADVYEELNNSPYHKGWGTPGVADEDDCRGCHQANTSIAYASGTANGPTDATLEWGAHAASTVECMYCHDQKQVGGAPAAGGFGITGLANDTGSLAAHSDFVSSADLSSDVLLAENEACIACHTHVAVKINFTHYGAMEFDVNWDTLLQQYATSNYTINTSTAVTNVIWGNATGQGWVNTYPGSANWPGQ, encoded by the coding sequence ATGAATGGTAGGTTGATATTAGGTGCGATCGTGCTCCTTGCGGTAGGTGTTTTAGTGCTTCCTCCTACAGTATCGCTGTTTGTTGGTCAGCATGACTGGTACGATATTGACGCAACGGGCAACCAGATACCCTGTCAGAAATGTCATGCTGATGTGTATGAGGAGCTGAACAACAGCCCGTATCACAAGGGCTGGGGCACTCCAGGAGTTGCTGATGAGGACGACTGCAGGGGATGCCACCAGGCAAACACAAGCATAGCGTATGCCAGTGGAACTGCAAATGGTCCGACTGATGCTACTCTGGAATGGGGTGCTCATGCAGCCTCTACGGTAGAGTGCATGTACTGCCATGATCAGAAGCAGGTTGGTGGTGCACCAGCAGCCGGAGGATTTGGTATAACTGGATTGGCCAATGATACGGGATCGCTTGCAGCACACTCCGACTTCGTCAGTTCTGCCGATCTGAGCAGTGATGTACTCCTTGCGGAGAACGAAGCCTGTATTGCATGCCATACTCATGTTGCAGTTAAAATTAACTTCACTCACTACGGTGCAATGGAGTTCGATGTTAACTGGGACACTCTGCTTCAGCAGTATGCGACAAGTAACTATACAATTAATACATCCACCGCCGTGACAAACGTCATCTGGGGCAACGCTACCGGTCAGGGCTGGGTGAACACCTATCCTGGTTCGGCCAACTGGCCAGGGCAGTAA
- a CDS encoding multiheme c-type cytochrome has product MRSKIKTKPILMMLLAIAIVIAITGSAAAQPVLKLNLSRLVVLDDPKSGQADTANGFSNPPQSWGNDYWSGESTTIKGYAIVMDKDGGIGGVTVTFTIRKPDGTAVTSIQSSTDSSGVASFSYNLNGMNYYGYWTVEATATVNGQNLQATATFMYNWWGCARCHGDAGEWGTPGSYSAYTPKSPYSMGYKFHQKPKKSEHAGAIVAGECTACHNGYDKIHVRGDYGYARNGWSYDSTKAAKASDIHNKDCVSCHVNADLGVSTNNLNWDSKKGFWKLGNFDKNKNYPAPEIAGCYDTPGCHAQKNTKLTAIDTTTGYSVGGTYRTIYSYDVNTGQPSKAHTSPQTIPCLSCHGPAHDLSKPAVSGTSNSYTEDEQCLTCHTNQGKHSPDNPVYCTACHSQDAHRIGILDKTAATQPTYTTLGSANAVTKADCESCHSPGAISNFFNSLTSYDSSAYTNNYQPQTDSFGYTIAKHNSVVNCNVCHDATDFHTVKFLTHSGTYSTDKTQAVSCEDCHVPGVNDAVKSVVQAKGYNPPQVDAKHNNAVPCEVCHSPSPHGGPRFLSSDLQTYTTSKANAVKCTDCHANPNAAGRTYTTRTGTYTMNPPYIGDKAFQHGNATWEGQNWGSYWTKGDDNSACLFCHASGGTNVNAVHTSSALGTVANLDGAKDLSGNWCAQCHVSTKYGNELPKEPPFIDVNNTGKAVNSAGSKWFDHGSLIANGDSDSLCKSCHGGAAQSASTVGEFIHQVDEGTNGGPDCVSCHDVGGFAPKHVDVSAMKQSIHANLNSNAANTTKLTDTIDKACWACHGDGTEPTEHPASYKNPKKCEDCHTGTTQFSAPLVAEHYYAGEDLVVQATCQDCHSKGEMLNANSDPDAGSVNATISHYGKKRTDLVLNINGDVLTDCYYCHQNTTTTFKNVMRNPNHSYMYDHTDSPNSPKCWNCHSAGRIHDQTHVKPQISNGLCLGCHQSGIGSAKPIPTAHNSTMNCYSCHMDPKDETYDTVTAQIHGIKFISSDGTYTMWDKTNAANCVDCHENQNTSASLTAWGYTIPAIPKLNHSNDPIAGQKWGTYWTSDIEACYYCHQSGIHKDRTGLLGNVTLIADGAKDLSGTWCANCHYQSSPDYKGNQLNPVPPRIDVDEGTANDGTTWVDHSGFLSSSFTDSVCKQCHGGVAQSATTLKDFVHAVSEGTGGGCIACHESYTGSIGINVSSYGRHVNVNTTDGTGNLTDADCTTCHYDTSKMFDPGWSVATYSCQDCHLNGTPVNVPSDVRLTTFQHGNNDCKSCHVAGGYAEGRYYHWNYSTPYGAVKEPGWPGWTGTFVKCSDCHYTHSKRDEPFHAPGIGTYMATMYTSCGGGNCHGNGQIHDTVTVPYLSPPIVTVSASKSYAYVGDTITITAEVIGYNVQIYNATYRLVHNGVVVEQGQLTPDDGRFGGVDSRGFGYEKFTFSIDTTGFEPGEYRIYVTGEKDTGKSATTFTTFTLSKGGVVPSPTAYNFGFESWTVSSTPVSWTNVSAAVTQSAPKSGSASAGLASATAGYLESARFQVTPGASYQVTVYVKKPADGGYAGISLVQWNGNTVISETPVVKLEGHTSDWVLLGVEITASSSATNFSIRLYASNTTAYFDDVSVIITPPVTTNYVVNGGFDSDWGTGRPDRYFRSAEYKQKPYEPIKAWEPKGIASNGLDVNTTVAIGKRSAGIYGSGYWTTPYADTSFGTLYRYYQQYYAINLAEGKTFTAQFKIYSDSMNGRAGIQFVYRSYKDVGDNAGTPETYRVYVDSVTSGWLGVITSGKMPAGKQYLQIKLFSEGANHVLFDEVAVY; this is encoded by the coding sequence GTGAGGTCGAAAATAAAAACGAAACCGATCCTGATGATGCTCTTAGCGATAGCGATTGTAATAGCGATTACAGGAAGTGCAGCGGCACAACCAGTTCTCAAACTGAACCTTTCGAGGCTTGTGGTGCTCGATGATCCGAAGAGCGGGCAGGCAGACACTGCGAATGGATTCAGCAATCCGCCACAAAGTTGGGGTAACGACTACTGGAGTGGTGAATCGACAACGATCAAGGGTTATGCGATAGTCATGGATAAAGATGGGGGTATTGGCGGAGTAACAGTGACTTTTACAATCAGAAAGCCGGATGGGACGGCAGTTACGTCAATACAATCCAGCACGGATAGTTCTGGCGTGGCGTCTTTCAGCTACAATCTTAATGGGATGAATTACTACGGATACTGGACTGTTGAGGCTACTGCGACGGTAAACGGTCAGAATCTACAAGCAACAGCCACATTCATGTACAACTGGTGGGGCTGTGCGAGATGTCACGGCGATGCTGGTGAATGGGGTACTCCGGGCAGTTACAGCGCCTACACTCCAAAATCTCCATATTCAATGGGCTACAAATTCCATCAGAAACCTAAGAAGAGCGAACACGCTGGAGCGATAGTTGCGGGAGAGTGTACTGCGTGCCACAATGGCTACGACAAGATACATGTTCGGGGTGATTATGGTTACGCCAGAAATGGCTGGTCCTACGACTCGACAAAGGCTGCGAAAGCATCAGATATTCATAACAAAGACTGCGTTAGTTGCCACGTCAACGCCGATCTTGGTGTGTCTACAAACAATTTGAATTGGGACTCTAAGAAAGGATTCTGGAAGCTTGGAAACTTCGATAAAAATAAGAATTATCCTGCCCCAGAAATCGCCGGGTGTTACGACACACCTGGCTGTCACGCCCAGAAGAACACCAAGCTCACCGCAATTGACACCACAACTGGCTACAGCGTTGGTGGCACATACAGAACGATTTACTCCTATGACGTCAACACCGGCCAGCCCAGCAAAGCTCACACATCTCCTCAGACAATCCCGTGTCTGAGCTGCCACGGGCCAGCCCACGACCTGTCTAAACCGGCTGTCTCTGGAACCTCCAACTCATACACCGAAGACGAGCAGTGCCTCACCTGCCACACCAACCAGGGCAAACACTCCCCGGACAACCCAGTCTACTGTACTGCATGCCACTCCCAGGATGCTCACAGAATAGGCATCCTCGACAAAACAGCAGCGACCCAGCCAACCTACACGACTCTTGGCTCGGCTAACGCCGTAACCAAGGCCGACTGTGAATCCTGCCACTCCCCCGGAGCGATATCCAACTTCTTCAACAGCCTGACCAGCTACGATTCCAGTGCTTACACCAACAACTACCAGCCGCAAACTGATAGCTTCGGCTACACCATAGCCAAGCACAACAGCGTTGTGAACTGCAATGTCTGTCATGACGCGACCGACTTCCACACCGTAAAGTTCCTCACTCATTCAGGAACATACTCAACAGACAAAACTCAGGCCGTGAGCTGTGAGGACTGCCACGTGCCCGGAGTCAATGATGCTGTGAAATCAGTTGTGCAGGCCAAGGGTTATAACCCACCGCAGGTCGATGCTAAGCACAACAACGCCGTGCCCTGTGAGGTCTGTCACTCCCCGTCACCACATGGAGGGCCAAGGTTCCTGTCGTCAGACCTTCAGACCTACACCACGAGCAAGGCGAACGCTGTGAAGTGTACGGACTGTCATGCAAATCCGAATGCTGCAGGAAGGACGTACACAACGAGAACTGGAACGTACACTATGAATCCGCCATACATCGGCGACAAAGCCTTCCAGCATGGAAACGCAACGTGGGAGGGACAGAACTGGGGCAGCTACTGGACAAAAGGCGATGACAATTCCGCGTGCCTCTTCTGCCACGCCAGTGGCGGTACGAACGTTAACGCTGTTCACACTTCCAGCGCCCTTGGCACTGTGGCCAACTTGGACGGAGCAAAAGACCTCAGCGGAAACTGGTGTGCCCAGTGCCACGTTTCCACAAAGTATGGTAACGAGCTTCCGAAAGAGCCGCCGTTCATAGATGTAAATAACACCGGAAAGGCGGTTAACAGTGCGGGCTCGAAGTGGTTCGACCACGGCAGTCTGATAGCAAATGGAGACTCTGACAGTCTCTGTAAGTCCTGTCACGGTGGAGCCGCGCAGAGCGCGTCGACTGTTGGTGAATTCATTCACCAGGTGGACGAGGGCACGAACGGTGGCCCAGACTGTGTTAGCTGCCACGATGTTGGCGGATTCGCACCGAAACACGTTGACGTTTCGGCGATGAAGCAGAGCATCCACGCAAACCTGAACAGCAATGCAGCGAACACGACAAAGCTCACGGATACCATAGACAAGGCATGCTGGGCCTGCCACGGAGACGGAACAGAGCCTACCGAACATCCAGCCAGCTACAAGAATCCGAAGAAGTGTGAAGACTGCCACACCGGCACAACTCAGTTCAGCGCTCCGCTTGTGGCTGAACACTACTACGCTGGAGAAGACCTTGTTGTGCAGGCCACATGCCAGGACTGCCACAGCAAGGGCGAGATGCTCAACGCCAACAGCGATCCGGATGCCGGCAGTGTTAACGCGACGATAAGCCACTATGGCAAGAAGAGAACGGACCTTGTTCTGAACATAAACGGTGACGTGCTGACCGACTGTTACTACTGCCACCAGAACACCACGACGACCTTCAAGAACGTGATGCGGAATCCAAACCACAGCTACATGTATGACCACACCGACAGCCCCAACTCGCCCAAGTGCTGGAACTGCCACAGTGCGGGAAGGATTCATGACCAGACGCACGTCAAACCCCAGATAAGCAATGGCCTGTGTCTCGGATGCCATCAGAGTGGTATTGGCAGTGCGAAACCTATTCCAACTGCACACAACAGCACGATGAACTGCTACTCGTGCCACATGGATCCGAAGGATGAGACATATGATACCGTCACGGCCCAGATACATGGCATCAAGTTCATCAGTTCGGACGGCACATACACAATGTGGGACAAGACCAATGCTGCCAACTGTGTGGACTGTCATGAGAATCAGAACACATCTGCGAGCCTCACAGCATGGGGTTACACCATTCCTGCAATTCCGAAGCTCAACCACAGCAATGATCCTATTGCTGGACAGAAGTGGGGTACTTACTGGACCTCAGATATTGAGGCGTGCTACTACTGCCACCAGAGCGGAATCCACAAGGACAGGACAGGGTTGCTGGGCAACGTTACACTAATTGCAGATGGGGCAAAAGACCTCTCAGGCACCTGGTGTGCCAACTGCCACTACCAGAGCTCTCCTGACTACAAGGGCAATCAGCTGAATCCAGTTCCTCCACGCATAGATGTTGATGAAGGCACAGCAAATGACGGCACAACATGGGTTGATCACTCTGGATTCCTCTCGTCAAGCTTCACAGACAGCGTGTGCAAGCAGTGTCATGGTGGTGTTGCTCAGTCTGCAACAACTCTCAAGGACTTTGTGCACGCTGTCAGCGAAGGGACTGGAGGAGGGTGCATTGCCTGCCACGAGAGCTACACCGGAAGCATTGGAATAAACGTTTCAAGCTATGGCAGACACGTCAACGTCAACACAACAGATGGAACTGGCAATCTGACGGATGCGGACTGTACAACCTGCCACTACGACACGAGCAAGATGTTCGATCCGGGCTGGAGTGTCGCAACCTACAGCTGCCAGGACTGCCACCTCAACGGCACCCCGGTAAACGTGCCTTCAGACGTCAGGCTCACCACCTTCCAGCACGGCAACAACGACTGCAAGTCCTGCCACGTTGCAGGAGGATATGCGGAGGGCAGATACTACCACTGGAACTACTCAACACCTTACGGAGCGGTAAAGGAGCCCGGCTGGCCAGGGTGGACGGGAACGTTTGTCAAGTGCAGCGACTGCCACTACACCCACAGCAAGAGGGACGAGCCGTTCCACGCTCCGGGCATAGGCACATACATGGCCACGATGTACACCTCATGCGGAGGAGGCAACTGCCACGGAAACGGACAGATACATGACACGGTTACCGTTCCATACCTCTCACCGCCAATAGTGACCGTCTCAGCATCCAAGTCCTACGCATACGTTGGAGACACGATAACCATAACTGCAGAGGTAATCGGATATAACGTCCAGATCTACAACGCCACCTACAGACTCGTGCACAATGGCGTTGTGGTTGAGCAGGGACAGCTTACCCCTGACGACGGCAGGTTCGGCGGTGTTGACAGCAGGGGCTTTGGATACGAGAAGTTCACGTTCAGCATTGACACAACCGGTTTTGAGCCTGGAGAGTACAGGATATACGTGACCGGAGAGAAGGACACAGGAAAGAGTGCAACGACATTCACAACATTCACGCTCTCGAAGGGAGGTGTCGTCCCGTCCCCAACAGCATACAACTTCGGATTCGAGAGCTGGACGGTCAGCAGCACCCCCGTCAGCTGGACCAACGTTTCGGCAGCAGTCACCCAGTCAGCTCCAAAGTCCGGCAGCGCATCTGCAGGTCTCGCATCAGCCACTGCAGGCTACCTGGAGTCAGCCAGGTTCCAGGTGACACCGGGTGCATCATACCAGGTAACGGTCTACGTTAAGAAACCTGCAGACGGAGGCTATGCGGGAATCAGCCTCGTCCAGTGGAACGGCAACACCGTCATCTCCGAAACGCCAGTGGTGAAGCTGGAGGGCCACACCTCGGACTGGGTGCTGCTGGGAGTTGAGATCACGGCAAGCAGCAGCGCTACCAACTTCAGCATAAGGCTCTACGCCAGCAACACCACCGCCTACTTTGACGACGTCAGTGTTATCATAACCCCACCCGTCACCACGAACTACGTGGTCAACGGAGGATTTGACAGCGACTGGGGCACGGGAAGACCTGACAGGTACTTCAGAAGTGCTGAGTACAAGCAAAAACCATACGAGCCCATAAAGGCCTGGGAGCCGAAGGGAATTGCCAGCAACGGCCTTGACGTGAACACCACTGTTGCAATCGGAAAGAGGTCTGCAGGCATCTATGGTTCAGGATACTGGACCACACCATACGCAGACACGAGCTTCGGAACTCTCTACAGGTACTACCAGCAGTACTACGCAATAAACCTCGCCGAGGGCAAGACCTTCACGGCACAGTTCAAGATCTATTCAGACAGCATGAACGGCAGGGCAGGAATACAGTTCGTGTACAGGTCCTACAAGGACGTTGGAGACAACGCAGGCACTCCTGAGACGTACAGAGTCTATGTAGACAGTGTCACCAGCGGATGGCTCGGTGTGATAACCTCGGGCAAAATGCCCGCAGGCAAGCAGTACCTGCAGATCAAGCTCTTCAGCGAGGGTGCAAACCACGTGCTGTTCGATGAGGTGGCAGTGTACTGA